A portion of the Pseudarthrobacter defluvii genome contains these proteins:
- a CDS encoding LuxR C-terminal-related transcriptional regulator gives MDAHLQRAERPVPLHTSPDHQGHPPHAAELMAKQLKGANAAVRELLLALSVGFALPGPLPADLQRKFINGTVEDLDSLVDRAEAAGLLRPDGTVVGTAQHALLTATPTAKVHSLQRELVTVFASTGQPLGNLARELARGGLADSRVAAELSQAANAALESDPGLASQLYEEALLAGADPLATAARRAQAAAGDGELDAAARIIDALLVSAEPPDVRRGADVAASVWAQRGMLARAADVYSWLGPGRVGASAPLAAVAMIGAGDRAAAEAFFQPDAPASSPTLLAAALVQTGQGVLASLGEKPQQGISILIHASDMLNSAGMALPLPETPAALAALLALHSGEPHLAETVCRAAVVAGQGGNAAQPRLLLLQAWAAMMQDKLEDARFAAVEAAKANHWPLVPRDEFMSAALEVGLARRNGDVPELLRAWERAREAMLHTSVDLYNLLPWGELLIAAARLRETRRVAQYLEDAWKLLGRLGGPALWAVPLHWAAVQAALLNESPADLAPHATALARASAHSQLAAVLATAGKAWVSVLAGRFRTPEVEGAARLLGAVGMPWEGARLAGHAAARAEERRDMMRLLSCARDLHPQGSPGASGAADVQAGSGADGGGKGAQPDASGLSEREKEVARLVLEGKTYREIGEAIYISPRTAEHHIARIRRRLGAENRSDLLARLRLALGVDSSQQLNPQQE, from the coding sequence ATGGATGCGCACCTGCAGCGGGCGGAACGCCCCGTACCACTGCACACGTCTCCGGACCATCAGGGCCACCCGCCCCATGCAGCGGAGCTGATGGCCAAGCAGTTGAAAGGTGCCAACGCAGCCGTACGTGAGCTGCTGCTGGCACTCTCGGTGGGGTTCGCCCTGCCCGGTCCGCTTCCGGCCGACCTCCAGCGCAAATTCATCAACGGGACCGTGGAGGACCTGGACTCCCTGGTGGACCGGGCGGAGGCCGCGGGCCTGCTGAGGCCGGACGGCACAGTGGTGGGGACTGCCCAGCACGCCCTGCTGACCGCCACGCCAACCGCCAAGGTGCACTCGCTCCAGCGGGAGCTCGTGACTGTCTTCGCGTCCACCGGGCAACCACTTGGCAACCTTGCGCGCGAGCTCGCCAGGGGCGGACTCGCCGATTCCAGGGTTGCGGCGGAACTTTCGCAAGCGGCCAACGCTGCGCTGGAAAGCGATCCGGGGCTCGCCTCCCAGCTCTACGAGGAAGCGCTCCTTGCCGGCGCCGACCCGCTGGCCACCGCGGCCCGCCGCGCCCAGGCCGCAGCCGGTGACGGGGAACTGGACGCCGCCGCCCGCATCATCGACGCCCTCTTGGTCAGTGCGGAGCCGCCGGACGTGCGCCGGGGCGCGGACGTGGCTGCCTCCGTATGGGCGCAGCGGGGAATGCTGGCCCGCGCGGCCGACGTCTACAGCTGGTTGGGGCCGGGCCGCGTAGGCGCCTCGGCTCCCCTTGCCGCCGTCGCTATGATCGGCGCGGGAGACCGGGCAGCTGCCGAGGCCTTCTTCCAGCCGGACGCGCCGGCGTCGTCCCCAACGCTTCTTGCGGCTGCCCTGGTGCAGACCGGCCAGGGGGTTCTCGCGTCACTGGGCGAGAAGCCGCAGCAGGGCATCTCCATCCTGATCCATGCTTCGGACATGTTGAACTCGGCGGGCATGGCCCTTCCGCTGCCGGAAACACCTGCCGCACTGGCAGCCCTCCTTGCCCTGCACAGCGGTGAGCCGCACTTGGCGGAAACGGTCTGCCGGGCCGCCGTGGTGGCCGGGCAGGGCGGCAATGCCGCGCAGCCCAGGCTTTTGCTGCTCCAGGCCTGGGCGGCCATGATGCAGGACAAACTCGAGGACGCGCGGTTCGCCGCCGTGGAAGCCGCCAAAGCCAACCACTGGCCGCTGGTCCCGCGCGACGAGTTCATGTCCGCCGCGCTGGAGGTGGGACTTGCCCGCCGCAACGGCGACGTGCCGGAGCTCCTCAGGGCGTGGGAGCGGGCGCGGGAGGCAATGCTGCACACGTCGGTGGACCTCTACAACCTCCTGCCGTGGGGGGAGCTGCTGATCGCCGCTGCCCGCCTGCGCGAGACGCGCCGCGTAGCGCAGTACCTGGAAGACGCATGGAAACTGCTGGGGCGCCTGGGCGGACCTGCACTGTGGGCCGTTCCCCTGCACTGGGCTGCCGTCCAGGCTGCGCTGCTCAATGAGAGCCCCGCCGATCTTGCCCCCCATGCCACCGCCCTGGCAAGGGCCTCTGCCCACAGCCAGCTGGCCGCCGTCCTGGCGACGGCGGGCAAAGCCTGGGTATCGGTGCTGGCCGGCCGTTTCCGTACTCCTGAAGTGGAGGGTGCGGCCCGGCTGCTGGGTGCAGTGGGAATGCCGTGGGAGGGCGCCAGGCTGGCAGGACATGCTGCCGCCCGCGCCGAGGAACGCCGGGACATGATGCGCCTGCTCTCCTGCGCCCGGGACCTGCACCCGCAGGGCAGCCCGGGAGCATCTGGAGCGGCCGACGTGCAGGCAGGCAGCGGTGCCGATGGTGGGGGCAAGGGAGCCCAGCCGGACGCATCCGGCTTGAGCGAGCGCGAAAAGGAAGTTGCCAGGCTGGTGCTTGAGGGCAAGACCTACCGGGAAATCGGCGAGGCGATCTACATTTCGCCCAGGACGGCGGAACACCACATCGCCAGGATCAGGCGCCGGCTCGGCGCGGAGAACCGTTCAGACCTGCTGGCCCGCCTGCGCCTGGCCCTCGGCGTGGACAGTTCCCAGCAGCTGAATCCGCAGCAGGAATGA
- a CDS encoding Hsp70 family protein — protein MSYALAVDVGTSFTAAAVVRFHQGASPVPECLPLGARGASVPSVVYYPEEGTVLVGEAAERRGLDKPERVVREFKRRIGDDVPIILGTLALQPEEVFATMARWVADRAAEREGGPASALFLTHPAAWGSHRLSVVRDALAARGLENVTLLSEPEAAALHYASQVRVEEGSTIAVYDLGGGTFDTAVLRKSGSSRFELVGRPEGIEDLGGADFDAAVFSYVAAHSGNALDHLDPVDPSVLGALTRLRRECVEAKEALSADSEASIPVLLPGVQQQVRLVRAEFEALIEEPVRETVEALEHSLAQLHLEPEDLSTVLLIGGSSRIPLVAQLVSEQLGRPIAVDADPKSSICLGAAVAALLAHTAAAEAAALAEAGAAKAEPAPIEAASTGAAPAALAADAVEAAVASSDAPPGPDSSSRPSWSRKYSTAGGAIAGPSRRALHGKGGAHAPKPTVRVTAVAAAAAVLTVLTATAAQSPDGFGNLTAMFVPQAGASTTGGSSGGGGTEAPGPGAAAAAVVPQPLAGIEASARKPFTGEPAPTASAPPAGKQATGGDAAGGATAGGPAAGAPANPPSGAGTGIIPDSLSGATASPTDTPQPLPTSPAPTSPAPTATTPPTTSPAPSPSGTASSGTAPPGTSSPGVPISPTPNSAPAPTDTGTVAPTSGSASPTITPTTMAASGPTADPLVTPTATELTPTPAVAPSPTPEESTSASTDTAVATATTTAPAA, from the coding sequence ATGAGCTACGCCCTCGCCGTAGACGTCGGGACGAGTTTCACGGCAGCCGCCGTTGTTCGCTTTCACCAGGGTGCTTCCCCTGTGCCCGAATGTCTGCCCCTGGGCGCCCGCGGAGCATCTGTGCCTTCCGTGGTGTACTACCCGGAAGAGGGCACTGTCCTGGTGGGCGAGGCCGCCGAACGCCGCGGGCTGGACAAACCCGAGCGTGTGGTCCGCGAATTCAAACGCCGGATTGGCGACGACGTCCCGATCATCCTGGGCACCCTGGCGCTGCAGCCTGAGGAAGTCTTCGCCACTATGGCCCGGTGGGTGGCCGACCGGGCAGCCGAGCGCGAGGGGGGCCCGGCGTCGGCCCTCTTCCTGACCCACCCCGCCGCCTGGGGCAGCCACCGCCTGTCCGTGGTCCGGGATGCCCTTGCTGCCCGCGGCCTGGAAAACGTGACACTCCTTTCCGAGCCGGAGGCCGCCGCCCTGCACTACGCATCGCAGGTACGGGTGGAGGAAGGCAGCACTATCGCCGTCTACGACCTCGGCGGCGGCACGTTCGATACCGCTGTCCTGCGGAAGTCCGGCAGCAGCCGCTTTGAGCTCGTGGGACGCCCGGAGGGCATCGAAGACCTGGGCGGTGCCGATTTTGATGCTGCAGTCTTCAGCTACGTGGCTGCCCATAGCGGGAACGCGCTGGACCACCTCGACCCCGTTGACCCCTCGGTCCTCGGCGCCCTGACCCGGCTCCGCCGCGAATGCGTAGAGGCCAAGGAAGCCCTCTCCGCTGACAGCGAGGCAAGCATCCCGGTGCTCCTGCCCGGCGTCCAGCAACAGGTCCGCCTGGTGCGTGCCGAGTTCGAAGCGCTGATTGAAGAGCCCGTGCGGGAAACCGTAGAGGCACTGGAACATTCCCTGGCCCAGCTCCACCTTGAGCCGGAAGACCTGTCCACGGTGCTGCTGATTGGGGGCTCGTCCCGCATCCCCCTGGTGGCACAACTGGTGTCCGAGCAGCTGGGCCGGCCCATTGCGGTGGACGCCGACCCCAAGTCGTCCATTTGCCTGGGTGCGGCAGTCGCGGCGCTCCTGGCCCACACCGCTGCCGCAGAGGCTGCGGCGCTGGCGGAAGCTGGGGCGGCCAAAGCTGAACCGGCACCAATCGAAGCCGCATCAACCGGAGCGGCACCAGCCGCACTCGCGGCTGATGCGGTGGAAGCCGCCGTCGCGTCCTCCGACGCGCCACCCGGACCGGACAGTTCCAGCCGGCCCAGCTGGTCGCGTAAATATTCGACGGCGGGAGGAGCCATCGCCGGGCCCTCCCGCCGTGCGCTGCACGGGAAAGGGGGCGCGCACGCCCCGAAACCCACAGTCCGGGTCACGGCTGTGGCCGCGGCCGCGGCTGTCCTTACGGTCCTCACCGCCACTGCCGCCCAAAGTCCTGACGGCTTCGGGAACCTGACGGCGATGTTCGTGCCCCAGGCCGGTGCCAGCACCACGGGCGGATCCAGCGGGGGAGGGGGGACGGAAGCGCCCGGTCCAGGCGCGGCAGCGGCGGCAGTCGTTCCGCAGCCGCTTGCGGGCATCGAAGCCAGCGCCAGGAAGCCGTTCACCGGGGAGCCCGCACCCACTGCCTCCGCCCCGCCCGCCGGCAAGCAGGCCACAGGCGGAGACGCGGCCGGCGGTGCGACGGCGGGTGGACCTGCCGCGGGCGCTCCGGCGAATCCGCCGTCCGGTGCCGGCACCGGGATCATTCCGGATTCCCTGAGCGGTGCTACTGCAAGCCCCACCGACACCCCCCAGCCCCTCCCAACGAGTCCGGCACCCACCAGCCCCGCGCCGACCGCCACCACGCCCCCGACCACATCGCCTGCCCCGTCACCGTCGGGCACTGCATCGTCCGGCACTGCACCGCCCGGCACCTCCTCGCCCGGGGTGCCGATCAGTCCCACCCCTAATTCCGCCCCGGCTCCCACGGACACGGGCACCGTTGCACCGACCAGCGGGAGCGCGTCTCCAACCATTACGCCTACAACGATGGCGGCTTCCGGCCCCACCGCTGATCCGCTCGTCACGCCAACGGCAACGGAATTGACGCCCACACCCGCCGTTGCGCCTTCACCCACGCCTGAGGAGTCCACCAGTGCCTCCACTGACACTGCCGTCGCCACGGCCACGACCACAGCTCCGGCGGCCTGA
- the ccsB gene encoding c-type cytochrome biogenesis protein CcsB, whose product MPFGINETMGQYSELFMLLAAGTYTVAFIAFAWDLAKSSKALRAVDVKAAQAGTAAKVPVAAGVGAGSAGARLDGPADRAERPSSSAKAGGAGTGGVVTADGDMKYAAERRVPARVAVALTILAAVIHGAGVVTRALGAGRVPWGNMYEFLTTGAFLVAAVFLLSLIRRDLRFLGTFVVGLVIIMMVAASVAFWTPVGHLVPALQSYWLVIHVSIAVLSSALFTLTFAMSALQLVQSHRQKTVAADGTDKLGFMRLVPSALSLENLSYRINAIAFIGWTFTLMFGAIWAEKAWGRFWGWDTKEVWTFVIWVVYAGYLHARATRGWTGTRAAWLSIVGYLCVIFNFTIVNTLFNGLHSYSGL is encoded by the coding sequence ATGCCATTTGGAATCAACGAAACCATGGGCCAGTACAGCGAACTCTTCATGCTGTTGGCGGCGGGTACCTACACGGTGGCCTTCATCGCCTTCGCCTGGGACCTCGCCAAGAGCAGCAAGGCGTTGCGCGCGGTTGACGTCAAGGCCGCGCAGGCCGGGACCGCAGCCAAGGTTCCCGTAGCCGCAGGAGTGGGTGCGGGCTCTGCCGGGGCCCGCCTGGACGGCCCCGCCGACCGCGCCGAACGCCCGTCGTCGTCCGCCAAGGCCGGCGGTGCAGGAACCGGCGGCGTGGTAACGGCCGACGGCGACATGAAGTACGCCGCGGAGCGCCGGGTTCCGGCGCGGGTCGCCGTAGCCCTGACCATCCTCGCCGCCGTTATCCACGGCGCCGGCGTGGTCACCAGGGCATTGGGCGCGGGCCGCGTGCCGTGGGGCAACATGTACGAATTCCTCACCACGGGCGCGTTCCTGGTGGCGGCAGTGTTCCTGCTCTCGCTGATCCGCCGCGACCTCCGCTTCCTGGGCACCTTCGTGGTGGGCCTGGTCATCATCATGATGGTGGCGGCTTCGGTGGCCTTCTGGACCCCCGTCGGCCACTTGGTTCCCGCCCTGCAGAGCTACTGGCTGGTCATCCACGTTTCCATCGCGGTGCTTTCCTCGGCCCTGTTCACCCTGACCTTCGCCATGTCCGCCCTGCAGCTGGTGCAGTCCCACCGGCAGAAGACCGTGGCCGCCGACGGCACCGACAAGCTCGGTTTCATGCGCCTGGTGCCCTCCGCCCTGAGCCTGGAAAACTTGTCCTACCGCATCAACGCCATCGCCTTCATTGGCTGGACCTTCACGCTGATGTTCGGTGCCATCTGGGCCGAGAAGGCCTGGGGCCGGTTCTGGGGCTGGGACACGAAGGAAGTGTGGACGTTTGTTATCTGGGTTGTCTACGCCGGCTACCTGCACGCCCGTGCCACCCGCGGCTGGACCGGAACCCGCGCCGCATGGCTGTCGATCGTGGGCTACCTCTGCGTGATCTTCAACTTCACCATCGTCAACACGTTGTTCAACGGGCTCCACTCCTACTCCGGCCTCTAG